In Paralcaligenes sp. KSB-10, the following are encoded in one genomic region:
- a CDS encoding NAD(P)-dependent oxidoreductase: MPSINAKSYNPTPVLNVAFLGLGVMGFPMAGHLSRAGHQVTVYNRTFGKAEAWAKEFGGRAAKTPKEAAQGASIVFCCVGNDDDLRSVVLGENGALAGMGKGTIFVDHTTASAEVARELYQTAKQQGIGFVDAPVSGGQAGAVNGVLTVMCGGDETHFNTIQPIAAVYAQAVTLLGESGAGQLCKMVNQICIAGLVQGLSEAIAFGQASKLDMHKALKVISKGAAQSWQMENRGTTMVDDKFDFGFAVDWMRKDLGLVLSEAKRNGARVPVTALVDQFYADVQHMGGNRWDTSSLIKRLRG; encoded by the coding sequence ATGCCTTCCATCAATGCCAAATCCTATAATCCCACCCCCGTTTTAAACGTAGCCTTTCTTGGGCTGGGCGTTATGGGCTTTCCCATGGCCGGCCATTTGAGCCGGGCGGGGCATCAGGTGACGGTCTACAACCGCACATTCGGCAAAGCGGAAGCATGGGCCAAGGAATTCGGCGGGCGTGCCGCCAAGACCCCAAAGGAAGCGGCGCAAGGCGCAAGCATCGTGTTCTGCTGCGTAGGCAACGATGACGACCTGCGCAGCGTTGTACTGGGCGAAAACGGCGCCCTGGCGGGCATGGGCAAAGGCACGATTTTCGTGGATCACACGACCGCCTCCGCCGAAGTCGCTCGCGAGCTGTATCAAACGGCCAAGCAACAGGGCATTGGCTTTGTCGACGCCCCTGTCTCGGGCGGCCAGGCGGGAGCCGTAAACGGCGTCCTTACCGTCATGTGCGGCGGCGACGAAACGCATTTCAACACGATCCAGCCCATTGCCGCCGTCTATGCCCAAGCCGTTACGCTATTGGGTGAATCCGGCGCGGGCCAACTTTGCAAAATGGTCAATCAGATTTGCATCGCGGGCCTGGTACAGGGGCTGTCGGAAGCCATTGCGTTTGGCCAGGCATCCAAGCTGGACATGCACAAGGCACTGAAGGTAATCAGCAAAGGCGCGGCCCAGAGCTGGCAGATGGAAAATCGCGGAACCACGATGGTGGACGACAAGTTCGACTTCGGTTTTGCCGTGGACTGGATGCGCAAAGACCTGGGCCTGGTGCTGAGCGAAGCCAAACGTAATGGCGCCAGAGTACCGGTGACCGCACTGGTCGATCAGTTTTACGCGGACGTACAGCATATGGGCGGCAATCGCTGGGATACTTCCAGCCTGATCAAG